In the genome of Candidatus Poribacteria bacterium, the window GTTTATCAGGGTTTGTGGGGTTTTCGGGGTGAATGTTCGATAGAAAAAAGCCCCGTGCAGTTCGTGTTTGGTTTTGGGGTATACGAACCCACGGCCCGTCTGGGTCGAAAATAGGGTGAGTCTGAAGATACGTTCCCGTTCGTAGGGAATTGAAACCATATTGAACTTCGGATTTTGATGACCTCTTGGCAATTGTCTGAAGATACGTTCCCGTTCGTAGGGAATTGAAACCCGTTGTAAGTCCAGCCGCCCTCTTGCCCCTCTAACTGTCCGAAGATACCTTCCCGCACGTAGCGAATGCAAACGGAATCCCCGCCAATCGATTCAGTATAATGCCCCCAGTTGCCACTATATAGCATGATCTATTAGATTCTCCCTCCAAGGGTCGCAAACTGAATGCGTTTTCGGAATTTAATTCGGTAATGTTTGAACGTGCTTTTGAACGTGCGATGAATCGCACGACTACGAACCGGTCTCCCGTTTGTAGTAGAGAAACCATTTAGGGGCTCCCGTCAGTTACCGAAATATTTTCTTAAACTTCATGAAACCGCACCTATCGGGCCCAGGACGAAAGTGTCTATCCATTTTTAGGTTTTACTATAAAAGACATGACAAATAAACGCGTCTCAAGTAGAATAAGGTAGGAGCGTTTGGATCTCTGAATCCTGACTACTGACCCCTGACACTTGATAACCCTTAAAAGGGAGTTTGACCATGCAAACACATTCACAAGTAAAAGAAAGCCATAAACTGACCGATGCGCAGATGCGGGATTTTATCGTGAACGGGTATCTCACCGTAAAAACCGATCTGCCACGCAGTTTCCACGAAACGATCTATCGCAAGACGCAGGAACTCACAGGAAAAGAAGGAAACTTGGGGAATAATATCTTGCCCCGCGTCCCCGAATTGCAAGCCGTCTTCGAGGAACCCGCTGTTCGCGGCGCGTTTACGAGTCTTCTGGGCGAGAATTACGCCATGCATTCCCATCGGCACCCGCATCAGAACCGTCCGCACAGCGATGGACAGGGATTCCATAAGGATAGTTACTGGGGGTATCACAAAGTCCGGCACCACTGTCCACGCTGGGCAATGGCGTTCTACTATCCACAAGACTCACCACTTGAAATCGGACCCTCGGCAGTCTTACCGGGGACGCAGTACTATGATACGCGTATCACTAAGGATAACGAGGGTGAATTGGCACTCAGTGGCGAAGCGGGTACCCTAACGATTATTCACTTCGATCTCTGGCATCGCGCAATGGCAAATCTGACGGACAAGACCCGTTATATGATGAAGTTCCAATTCATTCGGATGGACGCGCCACAGGCACCAGAATGGAATGTAACAGATCCGCACTGGAAACAAACAGATGTTAATTCAGCCACCCCTACACATCAAGGGACGTGGCGGCACGTCTGGAATTGGATGGCAGGTGAGTCGAATGGGCATTCAACGCAGCCAGCGAATGGAAACCTAACGAAACACATCACGGCATTGGACGATGAAGATGCCGCTGTCCGGTCTCGCGCCGTT includes:
- a CDS encoding phytanoyl-CoA dioxygenase, with the translated sequence MQTHSQVKESHKLTDAQMRDFIVNGYLTVKTDLPRSFHETIYRKTQELTGKEGNLGNNILPRVPELQAVFEEPAVRGAFTSLLGENYAMHSHRHPHQNRPHSDGQGFHKDSYWGYHKVRHHCPRWAMAFYYPQDSPLEIGPSAVLPGTQYYDTRITKDNEGELALSGEAGTLTIIHFDLWHRAMANLTDKTRYMMKFQFIRMDAPQAPEWNVTDPHWKQTDVNSATPTHQGTWRHVWNWMAGESNGHSTQPANGNLTKHITALDDEDAAVRSRAVDDLGTLGESGAEAIPRLIEALRDTYEPVRLNAAYALGAIGESAVSQLIETLGVEDLIMRRMAAYALAAVGEPAVSALSEALQHPEDAVRVEATYALAQIGTPAVAAIPALMERTKDACVEVRRYLAEAFGGLGPIAASAVPVLSDMLASDDDGQARFEAALALAQIGPAASDAIPVLSNVLSDENRYVRDNAVLALKRIDTPEAESALFDYLLMARWCPITNRESTF